One Candidatus Scalindua japonica DNA segment encodes these proteins:
- a CDS encoding Druantia anti-phage system protein DruA: MRRNGNGKQYKNCNRLKEGEPSINLPAGKIQGLSLDIVRTQKQSQIWNEMVHRWHYLVYKKLVGSQLRYLINSNYGTLGALGFSASAWNVQAREKFIGWSRQVREQRLHLIVNNSRFLILPWIKSKNLASKILSFVIKKLPDDWEQHYKYRPVMLETFVETKRFCGTCYKAANWIYVGETKGRGKLGDHSKLYENIKLIMVYPLCSKFRSILQHSPI; encoded by the coding sequence CTGAGACGAAATGGTAACGGTAAACAGTACAAAAATTGCAATAGACTGAAAGAAGGGGAACCGTCCATCAATCTACCAGCCGGAAAGATTCAAGGACTGAGTCTGGATATAGTAAGAACCCAGAAACAATCTCAAATATGGAATGAGATGGTTCATCGTTGGCATTATTTAGTATACAAAAAGTTAGTTGGCTCTCAACTTCGCTATCTGATAAATAGCAACTATGGTACCCTCGGAGCATTAGGATTTAGCGCCTCCGCCTGGAACGTTCAAGCGAGGGAAAAATTTATCGGTTGGAGTCGTCAGGTTCGAGAACAAAGACTTCATTTGATAGTAAATAATTCGAGGTTTTTAATTTTACCATGGATAAAATCTAAGAACCTTGCGTCCAAGATATTGTCTTTCGTTATTAAGAAACTTCCCGATGATTGGGAGCAACATTACAAGTATAGGCCCGTGATGTTGGAAACGTTTGTAGAGACAAAACGTTTTTGTGGCACTTGCTATAAAGCAGCAAATTGGATTTACGTAGGAGAAACTAAAGGAAGGGGAAAGTTGGGAGACCATTCCAAGCTTTACGAAAATATCAAGCTGATAATGGTATATCCCCTATGTAGTAAATTCCGTTCGATATTACAACATTCGCCAATATAA
- a CDS encoding nitroreductase family protein codes for MDVSESIIKRRSIRKFKPDPIPEDKIKLLLESARLAPSGTNTQPWRFIVVRDNATKTELQKAAHNQRHVKRAPIIIVCCADLKAFKEFPERVDELIESGALPERTRKVFIPYIKKGMSTVTKDALMVAAAANVAIAVEHIVLQAVEIGLGTCWVRWYKDKRVKEVLEIPDHIEVMALLAVGIPDEDPSPRPRLSLDQIVFTEKYGRKYI; via the coding sequence ATGGATGTAAGCGAATCAATAATTAAGCGAAGGAGTATAAGGAAATTTAAACCGGACCCGATACCGGAAGATAAAATCAAACTTTTACTTGAAAGCGCCAGATTAGCACCATCAGGAACGAATACTCAGCCATGGCGGTTTATAGTAGTCAGGGATAATGCTACTAAAACAGAATTGCAAAAGGCGGCGCATAATCAAAGGCACGTTAAACGTGCTCCCATAATAATAGTCTGCTGTGCCGATCTAAAGGCGTTTAAGGAGTTTCCAGAGAGGGTGGATGAACTCATAGAATCTGGTGCGCTTCCTGAGAGAACACGGAAAGTTTTTATTCCGTACATTAAAAAGGGTATGAGTACTGTAACGAAAGATGCTCTTATGGTTGCCGCTGCGGCAAATGTAGCTATAGCCGTTGAACATATTGTTTTGCAGGCAGTTGAGATTGGCTTGGGTACCTGCTGGGTAAGATGGTATAAAGATAAAAGGGTGAAAGAGGTCCTTGAAATCCCTGATCATATTGAAGTAATGGCACTCTTGGCGGTTGGAATTCCGGATGAGGACCCATCTCCCAGACCGAGGTTAAGCCTGGACCAGATAGTATTCACTGAGAAGTATGGAAGAAAGTATATTTAA
- a CDS encoding KpsF/GutQ family sugar-phosphate isomerase, translating into MNIDIENEIIKVIGIEIDGLSQLKACINASVTEAVETIFNCNGKIILTGMGKSGLVAKKIASTMSSVGTPAMFMHPAEGMHGDLGIISAEDVVIAIGKSGESFELNGVLPSIKDAGAKIIGIMGNATSTLASYSNIVINIGDIEEACPFNMAPTTSSTVTMVLGDAMAVALMKMREFGLSDYARLHPGGQIGKRLTMMVSDVMLKGSNNPIINVSDSVKNCLSEISGKQAGAVSVVDSNGKMVGLVTDYDIRKHIEKEENIFSMEIKDIMNPDPIFVYEDEKAFAALNIMQEREKPITILSVLNRKNIVVGMLRMHDLVKEGL; encoded by the coding sequence ATGAATATAGACATTGAAAATGAGATAATCAAAGTCATTGGCATTGAAATAGATGGCCTTTCTCAATTAAAGGCTTGTATAAACGCGTCAGTTACAGAAGCAGTTGAAACTATTTTCAATTGTAATGGAAAAATCATACTTACTGGTATGGGAAAATCCGGTTTGGTTGCAAAGAAGATTGCATCGACCATGTCAAGTGTTGGCACGCCTGCAATGTTCATGCACCCTGCTGAAGGAATGCACGGCGATTTAGGAATCATTTCCGCTGAAGATGTTGTTATAGCAATTGGAAAGAGCGGAGAAAGTTTTGAACTTAACGGTGTCCTTCCTTCAATAAAGGACGCCGGTGCAAAAATAATCGGTATAATGGGGAACGCGACTTCCACATTAGCGAGTTATTCCAATATAGTCATTAATATAGGTGATATAGAAGAAGCTTGTCCGTTTAACATGGCCCCTACAACAAGCTCAACAGTTACTATGGTATTAGGAGATGCCATGGCAGTCGCGTTAATGAAGATGAGGGAATTTGGTTTATCTGATTATGCGCGACTTCATCCCGGTGGACAGATCGGTAAGAGATTAACTATGATGGTTTCTGATGTCATGTTAAAGGGTAGTAATAATCCAATAATCAATGTATCTGATAGTGTAAAAAATTGTCTATCAGAAATATCCGGAAAGCAGGCAGGCGCAGTTTCAGTTGTTGATAGTAACGGTAAGATGGTTGGGCTGGTTACTGATTATGATATTAGAAAACATATTGAGAAAGAAGAAAATATTTTTTCAATGGAAATTAAAGATATAATGAATCCGGATCCCATATTTGTTTATGAGGACGAAAAAGCCTTTGCCGCTTTAAATATTATGCAGGAAAGAGAGAAACCAATTACCATTTTATCTGTCTTAAACAGAAAAAATATTGTTGTCGGTATGTTAAGAATGCATGATCTGGTGAAAGAGGGATTATAG
- a CDS encoding glycosyltransferase, which translates to MKVALVHDWLTGMRGGEKVLEVFCELFPDAHLYTLLHNKGSLCNTIERMDIRTSFIQKLPLIKKKYRHLLPIFPTAIERFDLRGYDLVLSSSHCVAKGVVTSADTLHICYCFTPMRYIWDLYNLYFGKERASMMTRLATSLVLNYLRKWDVTNCKRVDRFVGISKYIVERIKRNYNRDADLIYPPVDCSYFKPGLSNEGFYLMVSPLAPNKRVDIAVEAFNKINLPLIVIGSGQDEKKLEKMAGKNIKLMGWQSDEVVREHYVNCKALIFPGVEDFGIVPLEAQACGKPVIAYGVGGALETIVPLDENMNDETERSSHATGMFFYEQTPESLSQTVIRFEEVLDLFNWQVIRKNAESFDRTIFKEKIKKYIEKEFNKFKSGNGAS; encoded by the coding sequence ATGAAAGTCGCACTTGTTCATGATTGGCTCACAGGTATGCGTGGTGGGGAAAAAGTCCTGGAAGTATTCTGTGAGCTTTTTCCGGATGCCCATCTGTATACTCTATTGCATAATAAGGGCAGCCTCTGTAATACCATAGAAAGGATGGACATCAGGACATCTTTTATTCAGAAGCTACCTCTTATTAAGAAAAAATACCGCCATCTCCTGCCAATATTTCCAACTGCTATTGAACGTTTTGACTTACGAGGATATGACCTTGTCCTGTCAAGCAGTCATTGTGTTGCGAAAGGTGTAGTTACAAGCGCTGATACATTGCACATATGCTATTGCTTTACGCCAATGAGATATATCTGGGATTTGTACAATCTCTATTTCGGTAAGGAAAGGGCAAGCATGATGACAAGGTTAGCCACCTCTCTTGTTTTAAATTATTTACGGAAGTGGGATGTAACAAACTGCAAACGTGTTGACAGATTTGTTGGTATTTCTAAATACATTGTCGAAAGGATAAAGAGAAACTATAACAGGGATGCTGATCTGATATATCCGCCGGTCGACTGTTCTTATTTTAAACCGGGGTTATCAAATGAAGGTTTTTATCTAATGGTTTCACCTCTCGCACCCAATAAACGCGTTGATATTGCCGTGGAAGCATTCAATAAGATAAATCTGCCACTTATAGTAATCGGTTCCGGACAGGATGAAAAAAAACTGGAAAAGATGGCCGGCAAAAATATCAAACTGATGGGATGGCAATCAGATGAGGTGGTTAGAGAACACTATGTTAACTGTAAAGCTCTGATATTTCCCGGTGTTGAAGATTTTGGTATTGTCCCTTTAGAGGCTCAGGCTTGTGGAAAGCCAGTGATTGCATATGGAGTGGGTGGCGCTTTGGAAACAATTGTTCCTCTGGATGAAAATATGAATGACGAGACGGAACGATCAAGCCATGCTACCGGTATGTTCTTTTACGAGCAAACCCCGGAATCTCTGTCACAAACTGTAATCCGTTTTGAGGAAGTACTGGATTTGTTTAACTGGCAGGTAATCAGAAAGAATGCCGAGTCTTTTGACAGGACAATATTTAAAGAAAAGATTAAAAAATATATTGAAAAGGAATTTAATAAATTTAAATCTGGAAACGGAGCAAGCTGA
- a CDS encoding undecaprenyl-phosphate glucose phosphotransferase yields MLKRHSTFFETLVLFFDWIALSCSWILAYYLRFYLPFIPVSKGVPSFLTYLSFLTIMLPLWYIVFKAFGLYRPRRISSRFAEVIDIAKGTSIAILFFLSLTFFVRKYEFSRLTFLYFWVICVITLTIERILFRELLRFIRKKGYNLRYALIVGTGNLALDVTDRLHNHPELGIKIRGFLSDNKTQIGNELKGFKVLDTCSNIRSIVMNQKIDMVLITIPLSAHERLKRILDDIGDETVSIMLIPDLIELATLRGGIGEFEGMPIISLRDTPLYGWNLVIKRVTDVVLSIAILLAVSPLMLVISVLVKVSSKGPVFYSQERMGMDGNIFSMLKFRTMETQAEKDTGPVWATKGDSRKTPIGAFLRKTSMDELPQFFNVLKGDMSIVGPRPEREFFIQQFRNKIPKYMLRHKMKAGITGWAQISGWRGNTSLEKRIEYDLYYIENWSLRFDIEIMWLTIWRGLVNKHAY; encoded by the coding sequence ATGTTAAAAAGACACAGTACATTCTTTGAAACACTGGTCCTCTTTTTTGACTGGATAGCGCTGTCCTGTTCCTGGATACTAGCGTATTATTTACGTTTTTATCTCCCTTTTATTCCTGTATCTAAAGGGGTGCCCTCATTCCTTACCTACCTTTCGTTTCTTACCATTATGCTTCCACTCTGGTATATTGTGTTTAAGGCATTTGGATTGTACAGGCCAAGAAGGATTTCGTCGAGATTTGCAGAGGTAATAGACATCGCAAAGGGAACTTCAATCGCTATCTTGTTTTTTCTTTCTCTGACATTTTTTGTCAGAAAATATGAATTTTCAAGGCTTACTTTTCTATACTTCTGGGTAATATGTGTGATTACCTTGACTATTGAAAGAATTCTTTTTCGTGAGCTTTTAAGGTTTATTAGAAAAAAGGGATATAACTTGAGATACGCTTTAATCGTAGGAACTGGGAACCTGGCGCTGGATGTTACCGACAGATTACATAATCATCCGGAACTTGGAATCAAGATCAGGGGCTTTTTAAGTGATAATAAAACGCAGATTGGTAACGAACTTAAAGGTTTTAAGGTGCTTGATACTTGCAGCAATATTCGAAGTATTGTAATGAACCAGAAGATTGACATGGTTTTGATTACTATCCCTTTAAGTGCCCATGAAAGGCTAAAGAGGATCCTTGACGATATAGGTGACGAGACTGTATCAATCATGCTCATTCCTGATTTAATTGAGCTTGCTACATTACGAGGGGGCATTGGCGAGTTTGAAGGCATGCCTATAATCAGCTTAAGGGACACTCCTCTATATGGTTGGAACCTCGTAATTAAAAGGGTTACAGATGTAGTTCTGTCAATTGCCATATTATTAGCCGTATCTCCTTTAATGTTAGTTATATCCGTTTTAGTAAAAGTATCTTCAAAAGGACCTGTTTTCTACAGTCAGGAACGTATGGGTATGGATGGAAATATTTTCAGCATGCTGAAGTTCAGGACAATGGAAACTCAGGCGGAAAAAGATACTGGCCCCGTATGGGCGACAAAGGGTGATTCCCGCAAAACACCAATTGGCGCATTCTTGAGAAAGACAAGCATGGATGAGCTCCCTCAGTTCTTTAATGTACTTAAAGGGGACATGAGTATTGTCGGGCCAAGACCAGAGAGAGAATTTTTTATACAACAGTTTAGAAATAAAATCCCGAAGTATATGTTGAGACACAAAATGAAGGCCGGTATCACCGGTTGGGCACAAATCAGTGGATGGAGAGGAAATACTTCGTTGGAGAAAAGAATTGAGTATGATCTCTATTACATCGAGAACTGGAGCCTCAGATTTGATATAGAAATAATGTGGCTGACTATCTGGAGGGGACTTGTAAATAAACATGCATACTAA
- a CDS encoding DMT family transporter: MSWFVYAFICALSLATADALSKKALNDNIDPSIVAWIRTGYTVPFMVLIIPFIEKPELDGTFYRALFSAIPLDIIALLLYMKAIKISPLSLTLPFLSLTPVFLIGTSYIILGERPDGSGLIGIVLVVIGAYLLNVHTISRGLLQPFKAIAKEHGSLLMIIVAFTFSIGACIGKIAVQHSDPVFFSVIYSFLLSFFLFLVISFRNRQFFSKVTLRPVLFLLIGILITIMIITHVKAISLVEVAYMVSVKRLSILFGVIYGVMFFKEKNIKERLLGATVMVSGIITITVF; the protein is encoded by the coding sequence ATGAGCTGGTTTGTTTACGCATTCATTTGTGCGTTAAGTCTGGCAACGGCTGATGCATTGAGTAAAAAAGCATTGAATGATAATATTGATCCATCTATTGTTGCTTGGATCAGGACAGGTTACACCGTCCCATTTATGGTTTTAATCATACCCTTTATTGAAAAACCTGAACTTGATGGAACTTTCTATAGGGCGCTGTTTTCGGCTATACCGCTTGATATAATAGCGCTGCTACTCTATATGAAGGCAATAAAGATATCACCGCTTTCCCTGACACTCCCGTTCTTATCCTTAACCCCAGTCTTTTTGATTGGAACATCATATATTATTCTGGGAGAGAGGCCTGATGGATCCGGCTTGATTGGCATTGTTTTAGTCGTAATAGGCGCTTATTTGCTGAACGTTCATACAATCAGTCGAGGTTTACTTCAACCATTTAAGGCGATAGCTAAAGAACATGGATCTTTGTTAATGATTATTGTTGCCTTTACATTCAGTATAGGTGCTTGTATTGGTAAGATAGCAGTGCAACATTCAGATCCGGTTTTTTTCAGTGTTATTTACTCATTTTTACTATCATTTTTTCTATTCCTGGTCATCAGCTTCAGGAACAGACAGTTTTTCTCGAAAGTAACTTTAAGACCTGTACTTTTTCTTCTTATTGGTATACTGATAACGATAATGATAATTACACATGTAAAAGCAATTAGTCTTGTAGAAGTTGCTTATATGGTTTCAGTAAAACGGTTGAGTATTCTTTTCGGTGTTATTTACGGTGTTATGTTCTTCAAGGAAAAAAATATTAAAGAGAGATTATTAGGAGCAACGGTTATGGTTTCCGGTATAATAACAATCACCGTTTTTTAG
- a CDS encoding methylenetetrahydrofolate reductase gives MSEEHDTNNNNLKSGSNLEKLLKKGEFVVTSELGPPRGASREAVEEKAKFLKGYADAFNLTDCQTAMVRLSSIASGAILLNMGMEPVVQLTCRDRNRIAMQSDILGAAALGMKNLLCLTGDHQCFGDHPEAKGVFDLDSINQLDMFRQMRDEKKFQSGEELKTEEPKLFLGAAENPFSDPFQYRAARLAKKVKAGADFIQTQIIYNVEKFEKWMSMVRNMGLHKKVFILAGVTPIRSLGMAKYMKKNVPGMDVPDEIITRLEGAEKKKAEGINICLEVIERVRKIEGVSGVHIMAVEWEEIVPEITERAGLLPRPTP, from the coding sequence ATGAGCGAAGAACACGACACAAACAATAATAATTTAAAATCAGGAAGTAATTTAGAGAAGCTTCTCAAGAAAGGCGAGTTTGTTGTTACATCAGAATTGGGCCCTCCCAGAGGGGCCAGTCGGGAAGCAGTTGAAGAGAAAGCAAAGTTTTTAAAAGGTTATGCTGACGCGTTCAATTTAACTGACTGCCAGACAGCAATGGTACGTCTTTCCAGTATCGCAAGCGGGGCCATACTCTTGAACATGGGAATGGAACCGGTTGTGCAGTTGACTTGTAGAGACAGGAATAGAATAGCAATGCAGAGTGATATACTTGGCGCCGCAGCGTTGGGCATGAAAAACCTTCTTTGCCTGACCGGTGATCATCAGTGTTTTGGCGACCATCCTGAGGCCAAAGGTGTTTTTGATCTGGATTCTATTAACCAGCTTGATATGTTCAGACAAATGAGAGATGAGAAGAAGTTTCAGTCCGGCGAAGAATTAAAGACAGAAGAGCCAAAACTTTTTTTAGGCGCTGCGGAGAATCCTTTTTCTGACCCTTTCCAATATCGTGCTGCTCGTCTTGCTAAGAAAGTAAAGGCGGGTGCAGACTTTATTCAGACTCAAATTATCTACAATGTTGAAAAATTTGAGAAGTGGATGAGTATGGTCAGAAACATGGGATTGCATAAGAAGGTATTTATCCTGGCCGGTGTCACACCCATCAGATCTCTCGGCATGGCGAAGTACATGAAGAAAAATGTTCCCGGTATGGATGTACCTGATGAGATAATAACGCGTCTGGAAGGGGCAGAGAAGAAAAAAGCTGAAGGTATAAATATCTGTCTTGAAGTAATTGAGAGAGTAAGGAAAATCGAAGGAGTTTCAGGCGTGCACATTATGGCAGTGGAGTGGGAAGAAATAGTACCTGAAATTACAGAAAGAGCCGGGTTACTCCCAAGGCCGACACCATAA
- a CDS encoding FAD-dependent oxidoreductase, which translates to MIDVFGDKSKINRYIVDEEAPCIVACPIRQDARDYIQLIARGRFSEAIQVVAERNALPSACGRICTHPCETECRRNVIDKPIAIAWLKRFLADGFLNDKTKGIERQAEIKYSERIAIIGAGPAGLAAAKDLALLGYQCTIFEAHSGPGGMLRMGVPTYRLPREFLDKDIGLIADLGVEIKYNMTVGEDISFDDLKNDFAITFLAVGLPITRRLPIEGTDLDGVQDAISFLKSANCHHSAKVGNSVLVIGGGAVAMDCARTALRLGPKEVNIVCLEHRNEMPTSDYEIEETLQEKAILHTSVGPKRIIGEGGKVAGLETLKVKSVFDSEGRFNPSFHQGSESIINADTIILAIGQASDLSFLEGHEEIGVTGGGTIAAEADTLSTGMPGVFAGGDVVLGRGTLTMGLGHGKKAALSIHNYLRKTSRTDHKFRDVKPIDELSKTETRVEKIKTEERDEMPVLDPNTRTGNWDEVELGFTEEIAVREAMRCMNCGNGATVSSELCIACLTCVRVCPFEIPKIKEDENFAHIGNDCQSCGMCVVECPAKAIEFKGQYEDMGKDQLNDAFKEAKTSEPLIINFYCSYNLDLALSKEELPENIRQINLLSLGKLSPGLILDAFEKGADGVLITSCDDMCHFGDSCHAWAEQRAETAMDFLVSIGIEKERIKHHALPDQDGNGFLQTANQLIDEIKHL; encoded by the coding sequence ATGATTGATGTTTTTGGGGACAAGTCAAAGATAAACAGATACATTGTTGACGAAGAGGCGCCATGTATTGTTGCCTGTCCAATCCGACAGGATGCGCGGGATTATATACAATTGATCGCAAGGGGCCGGTTTTCTGAAGCAATACAGGTCGTCGCGGAAAGAAACGCGTTACCGTCCGCATGTGGGCGCATATGCACTCATCCGTGTGAGACAGAATGCCGAAGGAATGTTATAGATAAGCCTATCGCAATTGCATGGCTTAAACGTTTTCTTGCTGATGGCTTTCTCAATGACAAAACAAAAGGTATAGAGAGACAGGCAGAAATCAAGTATTCTGAAAGGATTGCAATCATTGGAGCGGGGCCGGCAGGACTTGCCGCCGCAAAAGATCTCGCACTCCTTGGATATCAATGTACTATCTTTGAGGCCCACTCCGGTCCCGGAGGTATGCTCCGTATGGGCGTGCCGACATACCGTCTGCCAAGAGAGTTTCTGGATAAAGACATCGGTTTGATAGCAGATCTTGGTGTAGAAATTAAATATAATATGACTGTAGGTGAGGATATATCCTTTGACGATTTAAAGAATGATTTTGCTATTACATTTTTAGCTGTGGGTTTACCCATAACAAGACGTCTGCCCATCGAAGGTACAGATTTAGATGGGGTGCAGGATGCCATATCATTTCTAAAGAGCGCAAACTGCCATCACAGTGCAAAGGTTGGAAACAGCGTTCTTGTTATTGGAGGAGGCGCGGTTGCAATGGATTGCGCGAGAACTGCTTTGAGGCTTGGGCCGAAGGAAGTTAACATAGTATGCCTGGAGCATAGAAACGAGATGCCAACATCCGATTACGAAATAGAAGAAACACTGCAGGAAAAAGCGATTCTTCACACTTCAGTAGGCCCAAAACGAATTATAGGAGAGGGAGGCAAGGTTGCTGGTCTGGAAACGCTCAAGGTCAAATCTGTTTTTGACAGCGAGGGAAGGTTTAACCCCTCATTTCATCAAGGCAGTGAGTCTATAATAAACGCAGATACAATCATTCTGGCAATTGGCCAGGCTTCAGATTTGTCGTTTCTTGAAGGGCATGAAGAGATAGGAGTTACCGGAGGGGGTACAATAGCTGCAGAGGCTGATACTTTAAGCACTGGTATGCCGGGTGTTTTCGCAGGTGGTGATGTGGTATTAGGCAGAGGAACTCTTACTATGGGGCTGGGGCATGGTAAAAAAGCCGCGTTATCAATACATAATTACCTCAGAAAAACGTCCAGGACTGATCATAAATTCAGAGACGTTAAACCTATTGATGAACTGTCAAAGACGGAAACAAGGGTTGAGAAAATAAAAACAGAAGAGAGGGATGAAATGCCGGTCCTCGATCCAAATACAAGGACAGGGAATTGGGATGAGGTTGAGCTGGGCTTCACGGAAGAGATTGCGGTACGTGAAGCAATGCGGTGCATGAACTGTGGAAACGGAGCCACAGTGTCATCCGAGCTCTGCATTGCATGTCTGACATGTGTCAGGGTCTGCCCTTTTGAAATACCAAAGATAAAAGAAGATGAAAATTTTGCTCATATAGGAAATGATTGCCAATCGTGTGGGATGTGTGTTGTGGAATGCCCTGCAAAGGCAATAGAGTTTAAGGGTCAGTATGAGGATATGGGCAAAGACCAGTTAAATGATGCTTTTAAAGAGGCAAAAACTTCTGAACCGTTGATAATAAACTTCTATTGCAGTTATAATCTCGATCTGGCGCTCTCCAAAGAAGAGTTGCCTGAAAATATCAGGCAGATTAATCTGCTCAGTTTAGGAAAGTTAAGTCCCGGATTAATACTAGACGCGTTTGAGAAGGGTGCTGATGGAGTTTTAATTACATCATGTGACGATATGTGCCATTTTGGTGATTCATGTCATGCCTGGGCAGAACAGAGGGCTGAAACCGCGATGGATTTCCTGGTTTCAATCGGCATTGAAAAGGAGAGAATAAAACACCATGCGCTCCCTGACCAGGACGGTAACGGCTTTTTACAAACAGCAAATCAATTGATTGACGAGATAAAGCATTTATAA
- a CDS encoding Crp/Fnr family transcriptional regulator, producing MDIKDLIFTNKEIRFKKNEIIFKEKEEGKEIYFIVSGMVKIVKRVLDKEVALAIIEPGEFFGDMSLITGNRRVASAKANTNCELNTMDKKTFELNLSNNKRFMKSIVESLAFRLEETDLTLKHYLQKTLVTLPGKSISIF from the coding sequence ATGGATATTAAAGATTTAATTTTCACAAACAAAGAAATACGTTTTAAGAAAAATGAGATTATATTTAAAGAGAAGGAAGAAGGTAAGGAGATATATTTTATAGTTTCCGGCATGGTCAAGATTGTGAAAAGAGTATTAGATAAAGAAGTAGCATTAGCAATCATTGAACCAGGTGAGTTTTTTGGGGACATGTCTTTAATAACGGGAAATAGACGTGTTGCATCAGCAAAAGCTAACACAAACTGTGAGTTGAATACTATGGATAAGAAAACATTTGAATTAAATCTATCAAATAATAAAAGGTTTATGAAAAGTATTGTTGAGTCACTTGCTTTTCGCCTTGAAGAAACGGATTTGACTCTTAAACATTATCTCCAGAAAACCTTGGTTACTTTACCAGGAAAATCAATTTCTATCTTCTAA